CCGCCCTCTGTGGTCATTTGTAGTCATTCAAAATGACGGCGAAGCCAAATGACCTAATGACCACAAATGACCGTCAAGCGGCGGACGGCGGACAATTGGCCGTAGATACTATACCCAAGGGAAATAAGAGCGAATCATGCCGAGGGCGTTGCCAAAACCCAAGGGAATAGGGGAAAAGCTTAAGTGGTTACTCAAAAGAAAACGGAGCAGATGAAATGAAAGATGATCGCGTTACAATTAAAATCCCAAGGGTTCTTTATGAGAGGCTAAAAAAGGCGATAGAGGGATCGAGCTATCGGAGTGTCAACGAGTTTATAGTCTATGTCCTGCGCGATCTGATCGCCGTGAGCGAGGTGAAATCCGAACTATCGATCGAGGCTATGACGAGAGAGGAGATCGAAAGGATCAAAGAGAAGCTCAGATCCCTAGGATATCTCTAGGGTATCCCACCACCGCTCACATGGTTGACCGAAGATGGCCGGTTTTAAGCGGTAGCGGTTATAATTATATCCCCTTGATTATCCTTTCGACCCTCTGAGGCGTAAGCTTGCCGTAATAGTTCTGATTTATCATCATGACGGGCGCCAGGAAACAAGTACCCAGACATCGCACCGTCTCGAGCGTGAATTTGAGGTCATCCGTCGTTTCTCCCTCCTTAATCCCGAGTATCTCCTTCAGCTTTCGCAAGATCCTCGGCGCGCCTTTCACGTGACAAGCGGTGCCTAAGCAAACTTTTATCGTGTTTCTGCCTCTCGGCTCCAAGTAAAACTGTGAGTAAAAGGTGAGCACGCCGTAGATCCGACTCATCGGTATGTTCAGCCTATCGCTCACCTGATACAAGGCTTCCTGTGGAAGATAGCCGAAG
This is a stretch of genomic DNA from Candidatus Poribacteria bacterium. It encodes these proteins:
- a CDS encoding CopG family transcriptional regulator; the encoded protein is MKDDRVTIKIPRVLYERLKKAIEGSSYRSVNEFIVYVLRDLIAVSEVKSELSIEAMTREEIERIKEKLRSLGYL
- the nuoE gene encoding NADH-quinone oxidoreductase subunit NuoE; translation: MDLSKLKEVFQRYEGEEGALILILQDIQDIFGYLPQEALYQVSDRLNIPMSRIYGVLTFYSQFYLEPRGRNTIKVCLGTACHVKGAPRILRKLKEILGIKEGETTDDLKFTLETVRCLGTCFLAPVMMINQNYYGKLTPQRVERIIKGI